The following proteins are encoded in a genomic region of Pseudorca crassidens isolate mPseCra1 chromosome 1, mPseCra1.hap1, whole genome shotgun sequence:
- the GMFB gene encoding glia maturation factor beta isoform X1, whose amino-acid sequence MSESLVVCDVAEDLVEKLRKFRFRKETNNAAIIMKIDKDKRLVVLDEELEGISPDELKDELPERQPRFIVYSYKYQHDDGRVSYPLCFIFSSPVGCKPEQQMMYAGSKNKLVQTAELTKACPKVLELRHYNLQVTFTNNLIESSPQLCKLMVKLLFLSGKTEV is encoded by the exons ATG agtGAGTCTTTGGTAGTTTGTGATGTTGCTGAAGATTTAGTGGAAAAGCTGAGAAAGTTTCGTTTTCGCAAAGAGACGAACAATGCTGCCATTATAA tgaaaatTGATAAGGATAAACGCCTGGTGGTGCTGGATGAAGAGCTTGAG GGCATTTCACCAGATGAACTTAAAGATGAACTACCTGAACGACAACCTCG CTTCATTGTATATAGTTATAAGTATCAACATGATGATGGAAGAGTTTCATACCCTCTGTGCTTTATTTTCTCCAGTCCTGTTG GATGTAAGCCTGAACAACAGATGATGTATGCTGGGAGTAAGAATAAGCTAGTCCAAACAGCTGAACTCACCAAG GCCTGCCCTAAAGTGCTGGAATTAAGGCATTACAATTTACAAGTTACTTTTACAAATAATCTGATTGAATCCTCACCACAGCTCTGTAAGTTGATGGTGAAACTCCTGTTCTTatctgggaaaactgaggtttag
- the GMFB gene encoding glia maturation factor beta isoform X3: protein MSESLVVCDVAEDLVEKLRKFRFRKETNNAAIIMKIDKDKRLVVLDEELEGISPDELKDELPERQPRFIVYSYKYQHDDGRVSYPLCFIFSSPVGCKPEQQMMYAGSKNKLVQTAELTKVFEIRNTEDLTEEWLREKLGFFH from the exons ATG agtGAGTCTTTGGTAGTTTGTGATGTTGCTGAAGATTTAGTGGAAAAGCTGAGAAAGTTTCGTTTTCGCAAAGAGACGAACAATGCTGCCATTATAA tgaaaatTGATAAGGATAAACGCCTGGTGGTGCTGGATGAAGAGCTTGAG GGCATTTCACCAGATGAACTTAAAGATGAACTACCTGAACGACAACCTCG CTTCATTGTATATAGTTATAAGTATCAACATGATGATGGAAGAGTTTCATACCCTCTGTGCTTTATTTTCTCCAGTCCTGTTG GATGTAAGCCTGAACAACAGATGATGTATGCTGGGAGTAAGAATAAGCTAGTCCAAACAGCTGAACTCACCAAG gtaTTTGAAATAAGAAATACCGAAGACCTAACTGAAGAATGGTTACGTGAGAAACTTGGATTTTTCCACTAA
- the GMFB gene encoding glia maturation factor beta isoform X2, translating to MSESLVVCDVAEDLVEKLRKFRFRKETNNAAIIMKIDKDKRLVVLDEELEGISPDELKDELPERQPRTFIVYSYKYQHDDGRVSYPLCFIFSSPVGCKPEQQMMYAGSKNKLVQTAELTKVFEIRNTEDLTEEWLREKLGFFH from the exons ATG agtGAGTCTTTGGTAGTTTGTGATGTTGCTGAAGATTTAGTGGAAAAGCTGAGAAAGTTTCGTTTTCGCAAAGAGACGAACAATGCTGCCATTATAA tgaaaatTGATAAGGATAAACGCCTGGTGGTGCTGGATGAAGAGCTTGAG GGCATTTCACCAGATGAACTTAAAGATGAACTACCTGAACGACAACCTCG AACCTTCATTGTATATAGTTATAAGTATCAACATGATGATGGAAGAGTTTCATACCCTCTGTGCTTTATTTTCTCCAGTCCTGTTG GATGTAAGCCTGAACAACAGATGATGTATGCTGGGAGTAAGAATAAGCTAGTCCAAACAGCTGAACTCACCAAG gtaTTTGAAATAAGAAATACCGAAGACCTAACTGAAGAATGGTTACGTGAGAAACTTGGATTTTTCCACTAA